One genomic segment of Ricinus communis isolate WT05 ecotype wild-type chromosome 3, ASM1957865v1, whole genome shotgun sequence includes these proteins:
- the LOC8259016 gene encoding uncharacterized protein LOC8259016: MLCVKAEVLDDHDDPNNNASSCTATTNNGSTGFGFVLPINIGSSIHKYLWKTGRIVSSRSISSADGSPSISDLEDTKPLDKRSGQLKGGNMSLYRYQLEEDVKKLQQQLQEEIDLRLALASAVEHSNSSFSSSPYQLPDKAQELLDSIAILEIAVSKLEQESVSLQYELSQERNERRLAEYWLRHLACSTSSSLDSSHTCITEMSRRPCSKVKGGGKVEDKPPWIDVKREPNRDHFVEKLCHHPNQLSEEMVLCMRDIFIFLADSSNLSSSDCTAFPSSPQGHLSYSSLASFPDSPTMNSFMKSATVEIAHDFEVSARYCKVDPYSLPGKVDWIEGIGAYSKAAEVSWLSVGKKELEYASGALKRFRLLVEQLAEVDPASLSCSEKMAFWINVYNALIMHAFLAYGVPRSDMKLFSLMQKAAYTIGGRSFSAADIEFGILKMKPPAHRPQIALLLALQKFKVTEEPKFSVDQHEPLLAFALSCGMHSSPAVRIFTPENVKDLLKTSLKDYVQASVGISSKGKVLVPKLLYCFAKGIVEDLQLPEWICQFLSPEQAAMVKDCLSNHKWRLLGARSFSVLPFDSRFRFLFL; encoded by the exons aggaagttcaattcataaatatttatggaaGACTGGTAGGATAGTGTCCAGTCGATCTATTTCTTCTGCAGACGGCTCTCCTTCAATTTCTGATCTTGAG GATACTAAACCCCTGGATAAAAGAAGTGGACAATTGAAAGGTGGGAATATGTCTCTTTATAGATACCAGCTCGAGGAAGAT GTCAAAAAGTTGCAACAGCAATTGCAAGAAGAGATTGATTTGCGCCTAGCTCTAGCAAGTGCTGTTGAACACTCCAATTCATCCTTCTCCAGTTCACCTTATCAGCTTCCAGATAAG GCCCAAGAACTTTTGGATAGTATAGCTATTCTAGAGATTGCTGTATCTAAGCTCGAACAAGAATCAGTTTCTTTGCAATATGAGCTTAGTCAAGAGAGAAATGAGCGCCGTCTTGCTGAGTACTGGTTAAGGCATTTGGCCTGCTCAACATCCTCATCATTGGACTCCTCTCACACTTGTATAACAGAGATG AGCAGGAGACCTTGCAGCAAAGTGAAAGGAGGAGGCAAAGTGGAGGATAAGCCCCCCTGGATAGATGTAAAAAGAGAGCCAAATAGGGACCATTTTGTTGAGAAACTTTGTCACCATCCGAATCAGCTTTCTGAAGAAATGGTCTTGTGCATgagagatatttttattttcttagcagATTCTTCCAACCTCTCTTCTTCTGACTGCACGGCTTTCCCATCTTCACCTCAAGGGCACCTCTCTTACTCTTCTTTGGCATCTTTCCCAGACTCGCCTACAATGAATTCATTTATGAAGAGTGCCACGGTTGAGATTGCACATGATTTTGAAGTCTCTGCAAGATATTGCAAGGTTGATCCTTATAGTCTTCCTGGTAAGGTAGATTGGATAGAAGGCATTGGAGCCTATAGTAAAGCAGCTGAAGTCTCTTGGTTGTCTGTTGGAAAGAAAGAACTTGAATATGCTTCTGGGGCTCTCAAAAGATTTAG GTTACTTGTTGAGCAGTTAGCTGAAGTTGATCCAGCTAGCCTGAGTTGTAGTGAGAAAATGGCATTTTGGATTAATGTGTATAATGCTTTGATCATGCAT GCCTTTCTAGCATATGGAGTTCCAAGAAgtgatatgaaattgttttCCTTAATGCAGAAG GCTGCATATACCATCGGAGGACGCTCATTCAGTGCTGCTGACattgagtttggtattttgaAGATGAAACCTCCAGCCCATCGCCCACAAATA GCCTTGCTACTTGCTCTTCAAAAATTTAAGGTAACTGAGGAGCCGAAGTTCTCTGTTGATCAACATGAACCTCTCCTGGCTTTTGCTTTAAGTTGTGGGATGCATTCTTCACCAGCA GTACGAATCTTCACGCCAGAAAATGTAAAAGATTTGCTCAAAACTTCATTAAAGGATTATGTGCAAGCATCTGTTGGTATAAGCAGTAAAGGTAAAGTATTGGTGCCAAAGTTGTTGTATTGTTTTGCAAAAGGCATTGTGGAGGACTTGCAGCTTCCTGAGTGGATTTGCCAGTTTCTCTCCCCTGAGCAAGCTGCCATGGTTAAAGATTGTTTATCTAACCACAAGTGGAGGCTCCTTGGTGCTCGAAGCTTCTCTGTTCTGCCATTTGATTCAAGGTTCCGTTTCCTTTTCCTATGA